The stretch of DNA GCTTTTTTTATTTCTAATCATGATTATGCGCCTTGCGCTTTAATTAAGTTTAATGCTGAACCTGCTTTAAACCATTCAATTTGAGCATCATTATACGTATGATTTGCTAAAATTCGATCGGTAGAACCATCTGCATGAACAAGTTCGATTGTCAATGGTTTACCTGGTGCAAATTCTGTCAAATCCACAAAGTTAATGGTATCATCTTCTTGAACTTTATCGTAATCCGATTTATCTGCAAACGTTAAAGCTAACATTCCTTGTTTCTTTAAATTGGTTTCATGAATACGCGCAAAAGAGCGTACCAATACAGCTACCGAGCCTAAATGACGTGGCTGCATTGCTGCATGTTCACGTGAAGAACCTTCCCCATAGTTTTCATCTCCCACAATGACAGAAGGAACTCCTGCCGCTTTATAAGCACGCGCCGTATCTGGAACTGGCCCATATTCTCCAGTTAATTGATTTTTAACCAAGTTAACTTCTTGATTAAATGCATTCACTGCCCCAATTAACGTATTGTTAGCAATATTATCTAAATGCCCGCGGAAACGTAACCATGGTCCAGCCATTGAAATATGATCGGTTGTACATTTTCCAAATGCTTTAATCAACAATTTAGCTCCTGTGATGTTTTGACCATTCCAAGGTTTAAAACCTTCTAACAATTGTAAACGCTCAGAATTAGGATTAACCACCACTTCTACAGCAGAACCATCTTCTACTGGCGCCTGGTACCCATTATCTTCAAAAGCATATCCTTTTGAAGGTAATTCGTCTCCTTTTGGAGGATCCAACATCACTTCTTCCCCATTCTTGTTGATTAATTTATCCGTCATTGGATTAAAGTCTAAACGACCAGCAATTGCAATTGCAGCAACCATTTCTGGAGAAGTTACAAACGCATAAGTATTCGGGTTACCGTCTGCACGTTTTTTGAAGTTTCGGTTGAATGAGTGAACAATTGTATTTTTTTCTTCTTTATCTGCTCCTTCACGATCCCATTGACCAATACAAGGACCACAAGCATTGGTAAAGATAACTGCATTTAAGTCTTCAAACGTTTTTAAGAAACCATCGCGATCTGCGGTATAACGAACCACCTCAGAACCTGGATTAATTCCGAACGAAGCTTTTGTTTCTAAACCTTTATCAATAGCTTGTTGAGCGATTGAAGCTGCACGAGACAAATCTTCATATGAAGAGTTGGTACAAGACCCGATCAATCCCCACTCCACATCTAATGGTCATCCATTCGCCGCAGCTGTATCTTTCATTTTCGATACTGGAGTCATTAAATCCGGTGTAAATGGACCATTTAAACGAGGTTCTAATTCGGATAAATTAATTTCAATTAATTGATCATAAAATGCCGATGGGTTCGCATAAACTTCATCATCTGAACGTAAATATGCTTTCATTTGGTTTGCCGCATCCGCTACATCATCACGATCTGTTGCTCGTAAATATCTTTCTGAAGCCTCATCATAAGCGAAAATCGAAGTTGTTGCTCCAATTTCAGCCCCCATGTTACAAATGGTACCTTTTCCCGTCGCAGATAAAGATTCAGCACCTTCTCCAAAGTACTCCACAATTGCACCTGTACCACCTTTTACGGTTAATAAACCAGCAACTTCTAAGATAACATCTTTTGGTGAAGCCCAACCCGATAATTTACCTGTTAATTTTATCCCGATTAATTTCGGCATTTTCAATTCCCAAGCCATCCCTGCCATAACATCTACAGCATCTGCTCCACCAACTCCGATAGCGACCATTCCTAGTCCCCCTGCATTTGGTGTATGAGAATCGGTTCCAATCATCATTCCTCCAGGGAATGCATAGTTTTCCAATACCACTTGGTGTATAATTCCAGCTCCTGGCTTCCAGAAACCAATTCCATATTTATTTGAAACAGATTCTAAGAAATTGAAAACTTCTGATGATTTATTAATCGCTTCTTTTAAATCGGTTTTTGCCCCAACTTTTGCTTGAATTAAATGATCACAGTGAACGGTTGAAGGAACCGCTGTTTTTGCTTTACCTGCTTGCATAAATTGCAATAAAGCCATCTGAGCTGTTGCATCTTGCATCGCTACACGGTCTGGCGCAAAATCCACATACGATTCACCTCTAGTATACGCTTGTGTTGGAGCTCCATCAAACAAGTGCGCATATAAAATCTTTTCTGAATAAGTTAAAGGACGCCCAACGATTGTTTTTGCTGCATCTACACGCTCTTGCATTCTCGCGTAGACACCTTTAATCATATCAATATCAAATGCCATAAATAATGTTTTAAAATTCGTTTTTAGATGATAATGATACAATTTACTCATTAATTCTATTATTTCATAATCCACAAATGTTAAAACAATGTTTACTTTTATAATTAAAAGAACTATAAAAAAAGAGGTTAACCCATTGGGTTAACCTCTCAAAATTTTATCTCATTTGTAAAAATTACAAGCTATTTCTTAGTGACAAGAAATTGGAGTGAATTTCGTTAATTTAATTCCTTCAACTGCTTGAGTGTACTCTTCAATAGTAGGGATACGTCCTAAGATTGCAGATAATACAACAACTGGAGTAGAAGCTAATAAAGATTCACCTTTTTTGTCTGCTCTATCTTCTACAACACGTCCTTGGAATAAACGAGTTGAAGTTGCTAAAACTGTATCACCTTTTTCTGCTTTTTCTTGGTTACCCATACATAAGTTACATCCAGGACGCTCTAAGTATAATACGTTTTCATATTCTGTACGAGCTGTATTTTTAGGATTAGCATCGTTGAATTCGAATCCTGAATATTTTTGTAAGATTTCCCAATCACCTTCTGCTTTTAATTCGTCGATGATGTTGTATGTAGGAGCTGCTACAACTAATGGTGCATTGAATTTAACTTCACCTTTTTCAGCTTCCACATTTTTCAACATTTGAGCAACGATTTTTAAGTCATCTTTGTGAACCATACAAGATCCTACGAATCCTAAGTCTACTTTTTTATCGTTACCGTAGTAAGATAATTCACGGATTGTATCGTGCGTATAACGTTTAGAAACATCTGCATTGTTTACGTCTGGGTCAGCGATCATTGGCTCGTTAATAGCATCTAAATCGATAACAACTTCAGCGTAGTATTTTGCATTAGCATCTGGTTGTAAAGCTGGTTTAACACCCGTTTTGATTTCTTCGATACGTTTGTTTGCTTTGTCAATTAAACCTTGTAATACTTGGTTTTTGTTATCCATACCTTTATCAATCATGATTTGGATACGAGACTTCGCAATTTCTAAAGATTGGATTAATGTATCGTCTTGAGAAATACAGATAGAAGCTTTTGCTTTCATTTCTGCTGTCCAGTCTGTAAATGTAAACGCTTGGTCAGCTAATAAAGTACCGATATGAACCTCGATGATACGTCCTTGGAATACGTTTTCTCCGTCAAATTGTTTTAACATTTGAGCTTGAGTAGCGTGTACCACATCACGGAAATCCATGTAAGGCTTCATTTCTCCTTTGAAAGTTACTTTTACAGATTCTGGAATTGGCATAGAAGCTTCACCAGTTGCTAAAGCTAACGCTACAGTACCAGAGTCAGCACCAAAAGCAACCCCTTTCGACATACGTGTGTGAGAGTCACCACCGATGATGATAGCCCATTCGTCAACTGTAATATCGTTTAATACTTTGTGGATAACGTCAGTCATTGAGTGGTAAACACCTTTAGGGTCACGCGCTGTAATAACTCCGAAATCGTTCATGAATTTCATTAAACGAGGGATGTTTGCCTGCGCTTTTTTGTCCCATACAGATGCAGTATGACATCCTGATTGATAAGCACCATCAACAGTTGGAGCAATAACTGTAGCAGCCATAGACTCTAATTCTTGAGCCGTCATTAAACCAGTTGTATCTTGAGATCCAACGATATTAACTTTAACACGTACATCAGAACCTGCATGTAATACTTTTCCTGGAGTAACACCTACTGCGTTTTTGTTGAAGATTTTTTCAACAGCTGTTAAACCTTGACCTTCGATTGAAATTTCTTTCGCTGGAGCGTAAACTGTTGGAGCAGTAATTCCTAAAGTTTGAGCTGCGAAAGTTTGGATTTTTTTACCAAATACGATAGCGTAAGAACCACCCGCTTTGATAAACTCTAATTTTTGAGGAGTGAAAGATTTAGAAATATCTTTTAATTCTTTATCTCCGTTGTATAATTTTTTTGTTTTTGTATTGATTGTTAAAACTGTACCAGTTGCTACAGAATAAACTTCTTCTAAAACAGGATCACCAGCTTCATTACGAACAACTTCACCGTTTTCATCTACTTTTTTCACCCAGTTTTGTAAGTCGATACCGATACCACCAGTTACATCAACAGTTGTTAAGAAAATTGGAGAAATTCCGTTTGTTCCTGCTACAATTGGAGCGATGTTAACGAAAGGAATGTATGGAGAAGCTTGTTTACCTGTCCATAATGCCACGTTATTTACCCCTGACATACGAGAAGAACCAACTCCCATTGTTCCTTTTTCAGCGATTAACATTACTGAAGCATCTGGGTGTTGCGCTTGTAATGCACGAATTTCAGCTTGAGCTTCAGGAGAAATCATACATTTTCCGTGTAATTCACGGTCAGAACGAGAGTGTGCTTGGTTACCTGGAGATAATAAGTCAGTAGAAATATCACCTTCTGCAGCGATATAAGTTACTACTTTAATTTCTTCTGGAACTTCTGGTAATTTTGTAAAGAATTCCGCTTTTGCGTAACTTTCTAAAATATCTTTTGCTACAGCATTTCCGTTTTCATAAGCTTCTTTTAAACGAGCAGTATCTGCATCATATAAGAATACTTGTGTTTTTAAAACTTCAGCAGCTTGAGTAGCGATGGCTTGATCGTTACCTAATGCTAAGTCTAATAAAACAGCGATAGATGGTCCACCTTTCATGTGAGATAATAACTCAAAAGCGAAAGCTGGAGAAATTTCTGCAACAACTTCCTCACCTAAAATAATTTCTTTTAAGAATTTCGCTTTAACACCTGCCGCTGGAGTAGTTCCTGGTAAAGTGTTATAGATGAAAAATTTTACAGACTCTTCGCGGTCTTCATTATTTACATCCTTAATTTGAGCGATAATTTCGCTTAATAATTCTGCACCGTCAATTGGTTTTGGATTTAAACCTTGACCTTTTCTCTCTTCAATTTCGTTTACGTAATCCTTATAAAGGCTCATAATTCTATATCTTTTGAATATTATAGGTGGGTAACAGAAATGAAAATCACCCAATTAACCAACCCGTTAAAATTGTTAAATGTCACCTCAATTCTTTTTTAAAATGATTACAAATTAATCAGATTAAATTGGTCTTAAGAATGCCACAATTGATTGTTATTATTACTTATATATATACGACAAAAGTACGTTTCTACTAAATATTTTTTACTAAAATTGGATTATTTTTAATTATTTTCTAATAATTTAGAATTATTACAAAAAAGTATTAAATTTCACATTCTTAATATTTTAGGTCAAATTAATACAAGTAGAAAATAATTAAACCAATAAAATACCTAGTTAATAATTTTTAGGTCTGTTTTTTGCTAAGTTGCATTTTTATCAAAATTTAACTCTGGTATTTCCATTCCCAAACTCCTCTGTCTTATTTAGATAAATTAAATGCAATTATACGAATTTTTCTCTATATACATGAATTATGCATAAATATTAGTTAAAGCCATATAAATATTCATATCCTTGTAATTTTATGCAATTATTTTTTATAAATTTGCCCCCTTATTCATTATTTAATTATGAAACTTTGGGATAAAGGTTTTACCATCAATGATAAAATCGAAAAATTTACAGTAGGTAAAGACCGTATTTTAGATGCTTATTTGGCTAAGCATGATGCCATTGCATCGATGGCACAAGCGAATATGTTAGCGAAAGTCGGTTTAATTACGAATGCCGAAAATGAGTCTTTACAGATTGCTTTAAAAGAAGTACTAGGATTAATTGAACAAGGTTCTTTTGAAATTGATGATAATTTCGAAGATATCCATTCAAAAATTGAAGCTTACTTAATTGAAAAAACGGGTGATGCGGGTAAAAAAATCCACGTGGCTCGATCACGTAATGATCAAGTTTTAGTTGCGATTCAATTATTTGAAAAGGAATATTTAAAGAATATAAATGCTAAAATCTTAGATTTAATTTCTATTCTATTACAAAAAGCAGAACAATATAAAGAGGCGCAATTACCAGGTTATACGCATTTCCAAGCCGCTATGCCAAGTAGTTTTGGAATGTGGTTTTCGGCTTATGCAGAAAATCTATTAACGGATTTATACTTTTTTGAAGCTGCTTATAAAATTGCGGATCAAAATCCTTTAGGGTCTGGAGCAGGTTTTGGAACATCGTTCCCAATTGATCGAATCCAAACTACACAAGAGATGGGATTCTCTGAAGTATTGGTTTCATCCGTAGGCGCGCAAATGTTACGTGGTAAAACAGAAAAATCGGTTGCTACAGCATTGGCAATGATTTGTGGAACTTTATCCAAGATGTCTTATGACTTGGTTTTATACAACTCACAAGATTTAGCTTTTGTCAAATTACCCAATGAAATGACAACAGGTTCTTCTATCATGCCTCATAAAAAGAATCCGGATGTGTTTGAGTTAACGCGTGCACATTGTAATCGTATCCAAGCATTGCCCAACGATATTATGCTAACGATTAATAATCTTCCAAGTGGATATCACCGAGACTATCAAATCCTAAAGGAAATTTTATTCGAGCCTATGATGCAATTTGATAATATCATTGACATCTTAACTTTTGCTATTCCTCAATTGGAAATTAAAAGTGGATATATGGATCAAGCCAAATATGATCCAATCTACACGGTAGAAAATATTAATGATGCGATCAAAAACGGGACACCTTTCCGAGATGCTTACCGTCAAGTAGGTTTATCTGTAGAGAATGGTACCTATGTACCGCACAAAGAATTTCAAACAACCCATGTGGGAAGTATTCATAATTTGAGATTGGATTTAATCGAAAATAAAATTGAAAACTTTAAATTGGACGCAAGCATTTGTAAATAAAACAAATTCCACAATATCACATAACCTAATCTTTCGATTAGGTTATTTTTTTGGATTTAAAATTTTCAAAATTCGGAAAAATAACATCATAAAACCCTGAAATATTGTTATTTGTAAAATAAATATCGTTTTACAAATACATTACAACATCATTTCTGATAAATCTTTCGAAATCATTCTAATTTTGACTTGTCAAGTTAACAAAACGTTTAATCGATTAAAATTTAAAACAATGAAAAAATTTTTCGCAGTAGTTGCAGTTGCAACTTTATCATTAGGAGCAGTAGCATGTGGAGAGAAAACTGAAACACAAGTTGAAGAGCAATTAACAGATTCAACAGCAGTTGAAACTGCAGTTGTTGATTCAGTAGCAGTTGATTCTACAGCAGTTGAAACTCCAGCAGTTGATTCTACAGCAGTTGAAACTCCAGCAACAGAAGAAGCTCCAGCTCAATAATTAAAGCGAAGCTAAAATATAAAAGGCGTCTAACTCAGTTAGGCGCCTTTTCTTTTATCTTTCATTCAGGTGATTCAATTAATCAAATTGATTGGATTCAATCTTACGTGTCAATTCGTTTTGAATATCATCCAGCACAGGTTTAACTGTTGACTCTGGAATATCTGCCACACGGATATACATTAATCCATCGATTGCATCATTAAAATTAGGATCTACATTAAATGCAATGACTTTTGCATTTTGCTTGATGTATTTCTTAATTAATACAGGTAGACGAAGCATATTCGGTTCTAACTCGTCAATTAATTTATCGAATTTATTCAGATCAGCTTCTGTTTCATGGAAAATGAATTGCTTATCCTCTTCTGATAATTTGACTTTGTATTCTTTTTTTGGTCGAACATATTGAGCGACGGTCGAATCATAATAATGTGATTTCATAAATTCAATCATTAATGACTTCGAAAAATCAGAAAATTGATTACTGATACTTACACCACCGACAATAAATTTTTGATCCGGATTACGTAAAGTCACATTCACAATTCCTCTCCATAATAAGAACAACGGCATAGGCTTTTGCTGATATTCTGATGAAACGAATGCACGCCCCATTTCAATACATTGAGAGAACAAAGGATAAATTTCAGGTCCGAAATTAAAAAGTTCATTGATATAGAAGCCTTTTACACCATATTTTTCAAACACTTCTTTCCCAAGGGACATTCGATAGGCACCTGCAATTTTATTGTGTTCTTTATCCCATAGGAATAAATGATAATAATGTCCATCGTATTGATCCAAATCAATTTCTTGATTTGTCCCTTCTCCTACTTCTCTGAAAGTGATTTCGCGTAATCGACCTATTTCACGTAATACATTCGGAATAGCATCCGCTTTCGCGAAATAACATTCGTAGTTATTATTGGTAAACAATAAAGACAAATCATCTTTCCTCAGACGATTAATATCTTGATGAAGTAATTGCAATTCGGTCTCTTCAACAATGTCTTTCACCTTTGATTTTAATGAAATTACAGGCAAGTGAAGATTGGTCGGATTTTTAAGAACTTCTTTAAAAGATTTTTTCTTATTATAATACGACGACAACATGTATGTCTTCTTACGTAAAAATGCTTTAAACTCTTCAATATCCTTAAATTCCTCCTGCTGTTTTGGCATGATTGGTTTCCCAATACGAATTTGAATTGGTCGTGAATGTTTCTTCATCATTTCAGAAGGCAACATTGCCGTCTGGAAATCTGGATGAAGTTTAGCCATACGGTAAAACAGTTCGCTATTTTTAGCTTTAAAGTAAAATGGAACAACAGGCACTTTGGCTTTCTTAATTAACTTAATCGCTGTATCCTGCCATTCTCTATCCAATAAATTTCCTTCTTCGTCACGATACGAAACCTCTCCCGCTGGAAAAATCCCAATACAACCATCTTCTTTTAATGTGCGTATAACTTCACGCATCCCATTTAAACTGTTGTAGGCATCTTTACGAGATTCAAAAGGATTCACCGGAATGACCATGGGTTGTAACGGTTTGATCTTATGCAAAAGGAAATTACCCATGACTTTAAAATCTGGACGAATTTTATTCATGATGTGCATCAATAAAATTCCATCCAATGCGCCCAGTGGATGATTGGATACAATGACAAAAGGTCCCGATTTAGGAATACGTTTTAAATCTTCTTCGTGTATTTCGTAATCAACATTTAATTCATCGATTAAGTAAGACAGAAAATCTACAGCACCTAAATGGCTGCCTCCATCATATAATTTATTTAGCTTATCAAGATCCAATAATTTCTTGATTGCCCAAGCAACGGGTTTACCAGCGATTCCAAATCGCGATAAACCAGAGACTTGAAATATATCGTTTGTACTAACTAAACCCATTAATCTTTAACCACAATTTGTAATGTCTCGCGAACGGTTTGACGTAATAATTCTTTACTTTTATCGATAATCGAATCAGATGTCGCATCAAAATGACGAATTGTATATAAAGACACGTTATGATCTAAACTTACTTTAAATTCATGCTCCATTTCTTCGATAAACGACTCTAAATGATTGTATTTATCTTCTAAACAAAGTGATAATGAAATGGCAGAGTTCTGCATTAAATTTACTTTGATTTGATATTGCGATAATTTTGTAAAAACACCACTTAATTTATCCTCCGTAATGAAAGAGAAGTCTTTAGACGAAAAACGAGCTAAATGTTGTTCTTTCTTTAAAATAAAACATGGCACTTGAGGATCTAAAGGTTGTCCTTTTCGTACTGCAGTTCCCGCTTCAAGAGGATTAATAAATGATTTTACGAAAAATGGAATTTCTTTCTGTTGTAACGGCTGTAATGTTTTTGGATGAATTACAGATGCTCCATAGTAAGCTAATTCAATTGCTTCTTCGTATGAAATATGATTCAATAATTGCGTTTCCTCAAAATAACGAGGATCAGCATTTAATACACCTGGTACATCTTTCCATATCGTCATACTTTCAGCATTCGTACAATATGCAAAGATAGCAGCAGAGTAATCTGAACCTTCACGTCCTAAAGTCGTTGTAAAATAATTAGGATCAGACCCTAAAAACCCTTGTGTAATATAAAACCCTGATGTAGGTAAATTTACGATATTTTTCTCCGTTAATTCCCAATTTACTTTTCCTTCGCGGTATGTATTATCTGTTTTAATGTAATCTCTTACATCTAACCATTCATTCGTTAATCCGATTGAATTCAAATACATCGAAATAATTTTTGTTGAAATTAATTCACCACAACATACCACCTGATCATACACATAACTTCTGTTAGGCGACTTATTTCTTCTTAAAAACGAAGTTAAGTCATTAAAGAATTGACTGATCTCACCCACAACTTCTGTAGCATCCGTAAACAATTCTTTGGCTACATCAATGTGTTGCTTTTCAATTTCGTTAATTGTTTTGGAATAATCATCCTTATCAAAATAACGTTTGACTACTTCCTCTAAAGCATTTGTCGATTTTCCCATTGCAGAGACAATCATACACGTATTTTGATACCCTACCGTTTGCAATAAATCCGCAACATTTCTGATTCCATCAGCATCCTTTACCGATGCACCACCGAATTTGAAAACCTTCATTTTAAATCATTTCTAATAATTAGCCTGCAAATATAAGCATTTGAGAGGTTTAAATTGTAAATAGTTAAGAATGTAATTGTTAATACATTCCATTAAATAAATCATTGTTTTTTTAAAATTTCAAACGTTTGAAATTGTTGATAACTTGAATTTTTCCGATATTTGAAGAGCAAAACAAAACTAATGGCTCAAAATTCACATCAAACTCTTGGAGAGTTTATTATCGATAATCAAGAGGACTTCATTTACTCTACCGGAGAACTTTCTCGTTTATTAAGTTCCATCAAACTAGCCACTAAAATCGTTAATTACAAAGTTAATAAAGCGGGTTTAGTAAATATTTTAGGGGAATTTGGCAATGAAAATGTTCAAGGAGAAAAGCAACAAAAATTAGATGTATTTGCCAACGAAACTTTTATTGAAACACTTTCTCA from Faecalibacter sp. LW9 encodes:
- a CDS encoding bifunctional aconitate hydratase 2/2-methylisocitrate dehydratase — encoded protein: MSLYKDYVNEIEERKGQGLNPKPIDGAELLSEIIAQIKDVNNEDREESVKFFIYNTLPGTTPAAGVKAKFLKEIILGEEVVAEISPAFAFELLSHMKGGPSIAVLLDLALGNDQAIATQAAEVLKTQVFLYDADTARLKEAYENGNAVAKDILESYAKAEFFTKLPEVPEEIKVVTYIAAEGDISTDLLSPGNQAHSRSDRELHGKCMISPEAQAEIRALQAQHPDASVMLIAEKGTMGVGSSRMSGVNNVALWTGKQASPYIPFVNIAPIVAGTNGISPIFLTTVDVTGGIGIDLQNWVKKVDENGEVVRNEAGDPVLEEVYSVATGTVLTINTKTKKLYNGDKELKDISKSFTPQKLEFIKAGGSYAIVFGKKIQTFAAQTLGITAPTVYAPAKEISIEGQGLTAVEKIFNKNAVGVTPGKVLHAGSDVRVKVNIVGSQDTTGLMTAQELESMAATVIAPTVDGAYQSGCHTASVWDKKAQANIPRLMKFMNDFGVITARDPKGVYHSMTDVIHKVLNDITVDEWAIIIGGDSHTRMSKGVAFGADSGTVALALATGEASMPIPESVKVTFKGEMKPYMDFRDVVHATQAQMLKQFDGENVFQGRIIEVHIGTLLADQAFTFTDWTAEMKAKASICISQDDTLIQSLEIAKSRIQIMIDKGMDNKNQVLQGLIDKANKRIEEIKTGVKPALQPDANAKYYAEVVIDLDAINEPMIADPDVNNADVSKRYTHDTIRELSYYGNDKKVDLGFVGSCMVHKDDLKIVAQMLKNVEAEKGEVKFNAPLVVAAPTYNIIDELKAEGDWEILQKYSGFEFNDANPKNTARTEYENVLYLERPGCNLCMGNQEKAEKGDTVLATSTRLFQGRVVEDRADKKGESLLASTPVVVLSAILGRIPTIEEYTQAVEGIKLTKFTPISCH
- the argH gene encoding argininosuccinate lyase; the protein is MKLWDKGFTINDKIEKFTVGKDRILDAYLAKHDAIASMAQANMLAKVGLITNAENESLQIALKEVLGLIEQGSFEIDDNFEDIHSKIEAYLIEKTGDAGKKIHVARSRNDQVLVAIQLFEKEYLKNINAKILDLISILLQKAEQYKEAQLPGYTHFQAAMPSSFGMWFSAYAENLLTDLYFFEAAYKIADQNPLGSGAGFGTSFPIDRIQTTQEMGFSEVLVSSVGAQMLRGKTEKSVATALAMICGTLSKMSYDLVLYNSQDLAFVKLPNEMTTGSSIMPHKKNPDVFELTRAHCNRIQALPNDIMLTINNLPSGYHRDYQILKEILFEPMMQFDNIIDILTFAIPQLEIKSGYMDQAKYDPIYTVENINDAIKNGTPFRDAYRQVGLSVENGTYVPHKEFQTTHVGSIHNLRLDLIENKIENFKLDASICK
- a CDS encoding lysophospholipid acyltransferase family protein; the encoded protein is MGLVSTNDIFQVSGLSRFGIAGKPVAWAIKKLLDLDKLNKLYDGGSHLGAVDFLSYLIDELNVDYEIHEEDLKRIPKSGPFVIVSNHPLGALDGILLMHIMNKIRPDFKVMGNFLLHKIKPLQPMVIPVNPFESRKDAYNSLNGMREVIRTLKEDGCIGIFPAGEVSYRDEEGNLLDREWQDTAIKLIKKAKVPVVPFYFKAKNSELFYRMAKLHPDFQTAMLPSEMMKKHSRPIQIRIGKPIMPKQQEEFKDIEEFKAFLRKKTYMLSSYYNKKKSFKEVLKNPTNLHLPVISLKSKVKDIVEETELQLLHQDINRLRKDDLSLLFTNNNYECYFAKADAIPNVLREIGRLREITFREVGEGTNQEIDLDQYDGHYYHLFLWDKEHNKIAGAYRMSLGKEVFEKYGVKGFYINELFNFGPEIYPLFSQCIEMGRAFVSSEYQQKPMPLFLLWRGIVNVTLRNPDQKFIVGGVSISNQFSDFSKSLMIEFMKSHYYDSTVAQYVRPKKEYKVKLSEEDKQFIFHETEADLNKFDKLIDELEPNMLRLPVLIKKYIKQNAKVIAFNVDPNFNDAIDGLMYIRVADIPESTVKPVLDDIQNELTRKIESNQFD
- a CDS encoding aspartate kinase → MKVFKFGGASVKDADGIRNVADLLQTVGYQNTCMIVSAMGKSTNALEEVVKRYFDKDDYSKTINEIEKQHIDVAKELFTDATEVVGEISQFFNDLTSFLRRNKSPNRSYVYDQVVCCGELISTKIISMYLNSIGLTNEWLDVRDYIKTDNTYREGKVNWELTEKNIVNLPTSGFYITQGFLGSDPNYFTTTLGREGSDYSAAIFAYCTNAESMTIWKDVPGVLNADPRYFEETQLLNHISYEEAIELAYYGASVIHPKTLQPLQQKEIPFFVKSFINPLEAGTAVRKGQPLDPQVPCFILKKEQHLARFSSKDFSFITEDKLSGVFTKLSQYQIKVNLMQNSAISLSLCLEDKYNHLESFIEEMEHEFKVSLDHNVSLYTIRHFDATSDSIIDKSKELLRQTVRETLQIVVKD